A segment of the Lolium perenne isolate Kyuss_39 chromosome 3, Kyuss_2.0, whole genome shotgun sequence genome:
GCTTGCCGCGGTCGGTGTATATCAGCACGTCGGCGTTGAGCTCGACCTGCCCGGAACGGCGCCACTCCGCCGCCATGCGCTCCCGGAGGCTTCTGGAGAGACCCACGCCGTGGGCCTTGGTGACCACCTCGACGTCTCTCCCCCAGGGCTCCCGGGACACGCAGCCGCGCGGCTCCACGCGCGCCCAGCCGAGCGCGACGCCCGAGTATGTGAGGACCACCTCGGCGCGGTCGGCGCACGCCTTGGTCATCCGCAGCGTGAGGTTGAACGCCGGCGAGACGACGCTGGCCGGTCGGGCCACGACGATGCCGTGGTAGCCGCCGGCGAGGGCGACGGAGAAAGCCGGCATGTTGGTCTGCACTAGGTACTCCACGGGCCCAATCATGACCACCATGAGTACAAGCGAAACAAGTATTGCGATTGGAAAGGCCCATTCTTCTTTGCAAGTCGCCGGCGGTGGCGCGTTGCCGAGGATGGGTGGTTGGTCGTGGTGCGGATCGGCAGGGATGGCGTGGTAGGCCGGCTGTTCCAGGTCTACGCCCATGGTTGTGGTTTCCGAACCACGTGTAAATTCCGAACACTATATGCCTGTCGGCCCGTGGGTTCAGTTCGTGAGCCCAACTGCTGCATGCACGAACATATCGGCCAGGTGACCAGGTCTCAGCTGGAAGCAGTTTGGGACTGGATCCATATCCAGGCAGCAATAGATCGAACGATATGCAGAGCGCGTTGGATGAAAGAGAAACTATGGTGATCGAACGGCCTGTACCTAATTATCTCCGCCTTCTACGTGCGAGACGGCGTCCATGACGCGCATATCGCGCGTCCATGACGAAAACCTAATTAACGGCGTCAGTTAGTTTCATTTCATTTCATCATCAAAAGAAAAGGCTCCAAACTTGAATCTAGGCGACCTCATCACCTCTGAGGTAGGTAAcatccatccatggaagaaaactTCGCGCAGAGGCTCGCGGGGGTGTTGATCGTTTCCGTGGGTCTGCTCGCCGCgaccgtcatcatcgtcgtcagTTTAACGATGGACTCCACTACGCCCGAG
Coding sequences within it:
- the LOC127340057 gene encoding uncharacterized protein — encoded protein: MVVMIGPVEYLVQTNMPAFSVALAGGYHGIVVARPASVVSPAFNLTLRMTKACADRAEVVLTYSGVALGWARVEPRGCVSREPWGRDVEVVTKAHGVGLSRSLRERMAAEWRRSGQVELNADVLIYTDRGKLSYLADDTRDKVMRCKVVMIADGLQPEPEPCTWYFLRPYNYDKFQSRP